The Sulfurimonas sp. HSL-1716 sequence AGTTCCTCTTGCGGCTTGGAAAAAAAGTAACCTTGGGAAAAATCCACTCCCAGCTTATGTAAAACATTGTAGATAGTTTCGTTTTCTACAAACTCCGCGATCGTCTTTATATCCATCTTTTTGGCAAAATGCAGGATACTCTCGACCGTTGCGAGCTGTGTTTCGTCTTTATCTATATCTTTTATCAAAGAGCCGTCAATCTTTATGTAATCTATGTGCAGCTTGGAGAGATAGCTAAAGTTGGAATATCCCGTTCCAAAATCGTCTATGGCTATCTTGCAGCCGTATTGTTTGACTATGGAAATAAACTCCGACATCTTCTCGAAACTGTCGATACCTTCGGATTCGACTATCTCCAAGACGACCCTGTTTCCGCATCGGTATTTTTCCAGATTCTCTATCAGCAGATTCACTATTTTTACTGATTCAATATCCTGCAGGGAAAGATTTATGGAAAATTCGTAATCCAGATTTGCAAACTTTTCAAACGATTTTACTATCATGACTTCTGTTAGTCTGATATAGAGTTTCGCTTTTTTTGCATGTTCTAAAAAGAAAAACGGAGAGACTATTTTGCCGTCGCTCTCTTTGAGACGGATAAGAGATTCATATTTGACGATTTTTTTGGTTTTGTTATCGACAATACCCTGAAAGAACGGCAGGAATCGGTCATGCTGCAACGCCTCTTTGATCTTTGCGATTATGTTGATATTGTCCTTTATTTTTTTATCCAGATTATCGTTGTCATTGTAAAAGATGACATGTTTATTCGATTTTTTGTTCTCTTTAAGCGCAATATGGGAAAATTTATATATCTCGCTTCTTCTTCCGTATGCGACGCCGCAAGATAAAAATACGGAGATCACATCCTCGTACAGTTTGTAATCGGACCTTTCCAGATCTAGTATCAATTTGATTATATCAGCTTTGTTCTCTTCGTTGAGATCATGTTCGCACAGTATCGCAAATTCGTCTCCGCTTATTCTATATACTTTTTCATGCTTCTGTTTTAACCGAAGAGCGAACTCCTGCAGGACTTTGTCTCCTGTTTCATATCCGAAATAATCGTTAATATCGGAAAACCTGTCGATGTTTATAAGTATCAAAGAGGCATATTCGCTCGGTCTTATACTTAACTGATACAAAAGCGAGGCTCTGTTTTGCAAGCCCGTCAAAACATCTTCGAACTGCCTTTTGATGATCTTGTCTTTTTGTATCAGATCCGTCACGTCCGTTCTTGCCGCGATGTACTCGGTAATATTTCCCTCTTCATCCAGGATCGGCATGATCACGGACTTGACATAATAGGTCTCTCCGTTTTTTGTAAGATTTTTTATGGTGCCGTGCCATACCTTTTTATGCGTGATATCTTTCCACATCTGGGTAAAAACGGATTTTTCCGTCTCGGGATGCTTTACGATATTGTGTTTTTGCCCCAAAAGCTCTTCTCTGCTGTAACCCGAAACCCTGCAGAACTCGTCGTTGACATAGGTAATGATCCCTCTCTCGTCGGTTTTGGAAACGATGGCACTGTTGTCGAGTATCTCTTTATACTGATTGAGCTTGATAATATTGTTATTTAGGGCTTTTTCCGAAATGTTCACGAGATTTGTAAGAGATTTCAACATAGAGGTCTTGGCTTTTCTCTCTGTGATCTTCTGTTTCTCTTTCAACTGAGTCGATTCCGAAAGGCTGAGTGTCGTGGTAGTTATATTTAAAAGCTGGTTTTTCGTTTTGCCGTGATAGAACTCTCCGTACGTAAAGAAACCGACAGCCGGAGCTATCTGCTCTATCAAACCAAACTCATAGTTCAACTGATCTTTTAAAAACAGCTTTCTAACCGAACAGGAATATATGTACGTAGCTTCGACGGGAGCGGAAATGATATTGTCATAAAGTACCTGTGCTTTGTTCAGAATCTCTTCTACGTTTCCTATCGCGAACTTGACTTTGTCCCCGTTTTTAAAATGCCCCGCATAAACGAATCCTTCATCATCCGTTCTCGCGACGATCGATCTGGCGATCTTTACATTTTCGTCCGTTTTTATCAAGGGAAACTCTACGACCGTGGCAGGGAAGTTAAGCAGGATTTCGTCTCCGAGATAGTATCTGTATATCTTTTCTACCGGAAGATTGTCGATCTCATAGACGACGTTGTTTTGAGCTTTTGTAATGATCATCTCTTTGCCCACGGGCGTCCACTCCAAAGAGTAGTTGGTCGATACGCTCAAAGTTTCACTGTCGATCGCACACAATACGATCCCCTCAAAATATATCTTGTCTTTGTTTATGACAAACGTTTCTTTAAATTCTAAATTGTCTCCCGCATTGCCGCCTGCAATGGGGATATTATGTTCTACGGAGGAAAAACCTTCCAAAAACAGCTCCGAATCTCCCTTTAAAGCTTCACAAAAAGCCAGAACCGCTTTGGTATCTTTTTTTGAAAAACCCTTTACGGCATCGACGCCCGTTTGGAAATCCACCTTCGGATAATAGATAGTTCTGAGCGAGGAGTTTTCAAATACGGAAAAAGAAAGTTGTACGGTTTTGCTGTGAATGATGCCGCCAGATATTTCGCCTGCGGTGGAAGCACCGATGATCACTGCATTCGGGATCTTTTCGTTCAATACGTCTAAGACCGATTGAACCGTTGTGATATCGGATATTCCGCTGAAAAGCTGTACGAGGATATTTCCCTCTTTTGGCAGTTCGTTATCTATAAACTGCTCCAGAGCGGCACAGTTTTCAAAAGTATGATTAAGTAGTTTCAAAAAGCGATTTCCTTCCCATCCACATATAATTTCAAATAATTATATCCAAATTCCAATCTACCTGTTTTACTATAAGTTTTTTAAAGTTCATCCGGCTCTTTTATGACACCGAAAAGCTCTTCGCCGTTATAAAGAGACTGCGAGTTATCGACGAACATAGTTTCTTTTGTATCAAAGATAACGAATCCTTTCGTTCCGACCTCTATCTTTCCTCTCTCCTCCCCAATGGCTTTTGCAGGATTTTGCACGCAAAGACGTATCAGATCTTTCATACTGACCATTTCGGATTTTACGAGTTTCGTATAGTAAAGAGGCAGGGCATGATCTATACTTTCACATCCGTAAGCCGCATCAAAAAAAGCAACCTCTTTGTTCAACGGAGACGACGGATGATGAAGAACCGTGAGCAGATCGACCTCGCCGTTTTTCAGGGCTTCTTGCATAAGCTGCATATCATTCTGCGTTGCCAGCGGCGGATATATCTTTGCCGCCGTATTGAAGTTTTCGCAAAGTTTATCGGAGTGCAGAAGGTGATGTATGCTCACTTCGCATCTTACGTCCACACCCTCTTTTTTCGCTTTGCTTATCATCTCGATAGAACGCGGATTGGCTATGGATTTAAACAGTACTTTTATGCCATAGTAGCGCGCCAGCTCTATCATCCTGCTTACATGCAGAAGCTCGCCTATCGCAGGGATTCCTGCAAGCCCCAGACAGGAACTTGTCTCTCCTTCGTTCATGACACCCATACTTCTGAGACTTCTATCCTCCGCTCTGCAAAACAGCGTCACACCGTACATTTTGACATATTCGGCTATCTTGATAGCGAGATTGTTATGTGTCGTCGTACTCATAAACGGCGCAACCGCCCCTTTTTTGAGAAGTATGGCGATGTTACTGAGTGTCGCATCCGAGGATTTTATAGTATTAAAA is a genomic window containing:
- a CDS encoding EAL domain-containing protein: MKLLNHTFENCAALEQFIDNELPKEGNILVQLFSGISDITTVQSVLDVLNEKIPNAVIIGASTAGEISGGIIHSKTVQLSFSVFENSSLRTIYYPKVDFQTGVDAVKGFSKKDTKAVLAFCEALKGDSELFLEGFSSVEHNIPIAGGNAGDNLEFKETFVINKDKIYFEGIVLCAIDSETLSVSTNYSLEWTPVGKEMIITKAQNNVVYEIDNLPVEKIYRYYLGDEILLNFPATVVEFPLIKTDENVKIARSIVARTDDEGFVYAGHFKNGDKVKFAIGNVEEILNKAQVLYDNIISAPVEATYIYSCSVRKLFLKDQLNYEFGLIEQIAPAVGFFTYGEFYHGKTKNQLLNITTTTLSLSESTQLKEKQKITERKAKTSMLKSLTNLVNISEKALNNNIIKLNQYKEILDNSAIVSKTDERGIITYVNDEFCRVSGYSREELLGQKHNIVKHPETEKSVFTQMWKDITHKKVWHGTIKNLTKNGETYYVKSVIMPILDEEGNITEYIAARTDVTDLIQKDKIIKRQFEDVLTGLQNRASLLYQLSIRPSEYASLILINIDRFSDINDYFGYETGDKVLQEFALRLKQKHEKVYRISGDEFAILCEHDLNEENKADIIKLILDLERSDYKLYEDVISVFLSCGVAYGRRSEIYKFSHIALKENKKSNKHVIFYNDNDNLDKKIKDNINIIAKIKEALQHDRFLPFFQGIVDNKTKKIVKYESLIRLKESDGKIVSPFFFLEHAKKAKLYIRLTEVMIVKSFEKFANLDYEFSINLSLQDIESVKIVNLLIENLEKYRCGNRVVLEIVESEGIDSFEKMSEFISIVKQYGCKIAIDDFGTGYSNFSYLSKLHIDYIKIDGSLIKDIDKDETQLATVESILHFAKKMDIKTIAEFVENETIYNVLHKLGVDFSQGYFFSKPQEELAE
- a CDS encoding dihydroorotase, which codes for MVITDVKICDINGERVVNVTVEEGVITKIEEIKEPSDTPLCLIPSLIDLNVRVKDDILNSKKIEDLSCNASKGGVKDVILNPESTPAIDDEIVLEFVQNNPIPRDGANIHCSFNTIKSSDATLSNIAILLKKGAVAPFMSTTTHNNLAIKIAEYVKMYGVTLFCRAEDRSLRSMGVMNEGETSSCLGLAGIPAIGELLHVSRMIELARYYGIKVLFKSIANPRSIEMISKAKKEGVDVRCEVSIHHLLHSDKLCENFNTAAKIYPPLATQNDMQLMQEALKNGEVDLLTVLHHPSSPLNKEVAFFDAAYGCESIDHALPLYYTKLVKSEMVSMKDLIRLCVQNPAKAIGEERGKIEVGTKGFVIFDTKETMFVDNSQSLYNGEELFGVIKEPDEL